The genomic segment CGAAATCAATAATCGGATTGACATCGAGCTTGCGAACAATCGGGTGTTCGCGCCATGGCGACGATATGGACGGCGCGGAGTTGAGTCCGGTGATCGGCACCGCAGCCCCGACCAGAACAGTATCTGCCGCCGCCGAAAAATACGGCTCAAGCGCCGCACGCAGACGCTGAATGGCGTAGTCACTCGGTCCGTAGTCCTCCGCCACCTCCAACCATGTGCGGATCAGATCCTCAGTCACAAACCCAAACTGCACGTTCGCGGTTCCGGTCGGCCCATCGCGTCGGTGGAGGAATTTGTCAGCCGAGATGAACGGCGAAAGCGCGGCCATGACCTGATCTCTGGCGTGATCGGTGAGCCCCCCATCTGGCGCCACCTGAACCCAGGTGCGGATTAGGTCATCGAACGTCAACGCATATGCGATATTCTCGTCGCCCGTCGCCCCGACGACTAGCCCCGGCGCGTCCGCGCGAGCATATCCGCTCAGCGGGTTTTCGCCCGTCGCAATCCACCCGGCGCCGTCATATCGGTAGACCTCCTGCTCCGATACGACATAGGCGCGCGCGCCCTCGGTCATGCCGGTGATTGCCGCGAGCGCCGTCAGATCGGCAGGGGCGTAATCCCAGCCGCCCGCCGGGACCGTCGCATCGAGCGCGGCCTCAGCAGCGGCGGCGGCGATCTCGGCGGTCTGCGCAGCCTCGGCTGCAGCGGAGGTGGCGGCCGCGATCGGGTCGGTATCGCCGAGCCCCCAGATCTGGGCCGCCAGGTTGCCGATCGACTGGCGCGCGGTGCTCCCATCGCGGTTGACGATCACCTCGTCCGCGAGCGAGACCGCCAACAGATCGTGCGTGGTGGTGCTATCGGTCATTAGATTACCTCAATTGTGATGGGGCCAGTGACGGCGCCGCCGAGGCCCTTGGCATTGCGGGCCTCGAGCCAGACGTAATGTGTGCCCGGATCGAGGCAGGCGGTGGCCTCGAGATAGACGACGACCTGATCGACGGAGCCGTCGAAATCGGCGCTCGGCCGCAACTCGATCCGGTCGTTTCCGGCGGCACAGAGGAGCCGGTCGAGCTGACGCCCGTCGGCGCTGATCGGGGCGCCCAGGGTCTCGGTCCCCCCGGCCAGACAGGGCGTCAGGCTGCCAGTGCTGTGGCCGGAGATGGTGATGGCGATCCGATAGGCGCGCCCTTCGAGCAACGTCAGGGCTTGAGAGAGTGCCCCGGTCGCACCGGGCGCATGGGTCGCGAGGCCACCGGCGATCGACCAGCCCGGCGCGGCGCTCCAGGGCGCCGGGTCGTTGAGGTTCCCGGCCTGGACCTTGTTGGCGCGCGAGGCGCCGAGCACGCGGGTGTAGCTCTGACCGGCTTCGACGGCGACGGGCTTGCCGACCGCGTCGGTAGCGCGGTCTAGGGTCAGGCCCCATTGATTTCCTAGGGATGGCATGATTCACGGTTCGAAAACGAGCGGTGAACATGTCTGATCTGTTTTGGCTGACCGACGCCCAGATGGCGCGTCTTGAGCCCTTCTTTCCCAAGTCACACGGCAGGCCACGCGTCGATGACCGACGTGTGCTGAGTGGGATTATCTTCATCAATCGCAACGGCTTGCGGTGGCGGGATGCCCCCATCGCCTATGGTCCACACAAGACGCTCTACAACCGTTGGAAACGATGGAGCGACAAGGGCATCTTCGCGCGAATGATGGCCGGTCTGGCTGCCGAGCACAGCGAGACGAAGACCGTGATGATCGACGCGACCTACCTCAAGGCCCACCGAACAGCGACCAGTTTGGGCGTGAAAAAGGGGGGCGTGGACGCCTGATCGGTCGGACGAAGGGAGGCATGAACACTAAACTGCACGCTATCTGCGACAGCCAGGGCCGGCCGCTCAACCTCTTCGTCACCGCCGGACAAGTCAGCGACTACATCGGCGCGCGAGCGCTGCTCAGCAGCCTGCCGAAGGTCGATTGGCTGCTCGGCGATCGGGGGTATGATGCCGACTGGTTCAGAGAAGCATTGAAAGACAAGGGGATACGCGCCTGCATCCCTGGCCGTGTTAGTGTCCGCGGACGTGGTGTAATTTCATCGCCGTCGACGGTGTAATCCCGGGTGGCCATCGAGGTGTATGGTCGAGGTGGAGTTTGGCGACTTCAACCACGGACCACACGGAGACCCCGATGACCAAGACCAACATGGACCAGTCCGAGCTTCTGGCAAAGCACGATCAGGGAGACTTCCTGCGCAGCATCGCCGAGGCCGTGCTTCAGCTGATCATGGAGGCCGATGTCGACGGATTGCTGGCGCTTATCACGATGTCCCGCCGATGGGACGCGATATCTATCGATTTGTTGGCGACTTCTTCACAAACCACATAATAGGTGACGCGAGCGCGCAGGACGGTGTGGATATTGGCGTGGAGATAGATACGTCCCCGATCACCGCGCCGCCGGCGCCGGATCAGCCCTGATCTCGCTGCGGTCGTGCCCGCCCGCGCTGCAATCGGCGGCGACCTGGGCCGAGCGTCTGGTCCTTGTCGGGGTCCGCTCCAGCCGGCCGTCCGGCCCCGGCTTAGACCGAGCGGCCGAAATGGCCCTGCGCGCGGGGAGGCCCGGGGCCATGGAAAAGGCGGCCCGAGGGCCGCCTTTGGGCGTGTCGCTAGGTCGAAGCGGCAGGTCAGCCGTTGTCTTTCGGGCTCTTGCCCGCCACCAGCGCCTGCACCGTGTAGACGAGGATCGCGAGCCCGACCGCGCCCATGCCCGCGACGCCGAGCAGCACGATCCAGTCGATCGGCCCGCCGATATCGCCAAGGCCCGAATGGGTCACCCATTGCACGAAGACCACGGCGGCAACCGCCCCCACCGGCATGAACAGTTGCGCGGTCAGGAATTTGCGCGCCGACAGGTGGCGGTCGCGGATCAGCACGAAGATATAGGCCAGCGTGATCCCGGCCGCGACCGCGACCATGGTCCAGAACAGGCCCCGGCCGAAGATCTCCTCGAAAACCGCGATCAGGGTTTGCAGCGTCAGTTCCTTCATGATCCTCTCCTCAGGCCTTGCCGCGCAGCATCGCGTTATAGGTGGGTTTGAGCGCGATTTCCTTCATCAGCCAGGAAATCCACAGCTCCTCGAGCGGCGCGATCACCCCGGGGAAGGAGGGGGTGAGGTTGTTCTTGTAATCGAATTCGATCAGCATCGCGCGGCCGATCTTGGTGATCATCGGGCAGGAGGTGTAGCCGTTGTAGACCTCGGTGCCCTGCCGCCCGGCGATCTCGGAGACCAGATGGTCCTCGACCACGGCGACTTGCCATTTCACGCTGGCGGCGGTCTTGCCCTTGGGCACGCCGTTGATGTCGCCCACGCCGAAGACATTGGGGTAGCGAAGATGGCGCAAGGTGCCCTGATCGACCTCGATCCAGCCCTGATCGACCCATTTGTCGGCCCAGCTCAGCCCCGACTCGCGCACCACCTTGGGGGCGCGCTGCGGCGGGATCACGTTGGTGAAATCAAAGGCGATCGCCTCGGTCTTCTCGGGGGTGACCTCGACCGAGCCATCGGCGGCA from the Rhodobacter xanthinilyticus genome contains:
- a CDS encoding DUF5368 domain-containing protein, producing the protein MKELTLQTLIAVFEEIFGRGLFWTMVAVAAGITLAYIFVLIRDRHLSARKFLTAQLFMPVGAVAAVVFVQWVTHSGLGDIGGPIDWIVLLGVAGMGAVGLAILVYTVQALVAGKSPKDNG